The sequence ATCAGAATTCACCCTTTAAGTGGGCAAAAATTCAATAATCCAAAATGGCATGCGTTTACTTCCACCAGGCTGTGTTGAGAATAGAAGCTTTCTGATATATGCAGAGTGGGGCTGAATGAAATGTATATAAAATTATTCCTATTGACCTGATTCTGATCACAATAAACTGGTTGCCACCTTTACATAACGTATTTTTATTCCGATCTTGTCATGTTTATATCTTCCATAGTGTCCCGGAAGTGACAAACACGGAGACAGTGTATGGTTTAAATGGTTGGTATTCCCAAGTTGGCCCCAAATATCTGATTTGGTTTCACCCATCTGTAACCCACACACGTTTGTTGGCTGGGTCTGAGCTGGGGCCCATTCAAGGCCCACCATAAACCCATCTGGGGAAACACACTTGGGGCCACCATGGAAACTGAGGACAAAATTAGTTCGGTGGCTGTTGGATTTCCCAAATGGGCCCCAAATATTAGCCCCGCTGTGCCCCATGCTGTGCGTTAACAAATCACCCCTTTTGAGTTAACAACACAAATATACaaacagacattttcatttgcttgtggttaatgattAGTGATTCCGATTGCAATCATAAATTAAGCTTGTTAACATTTACTGGTGGCTGATCTGACCTGGTTTCACAACTGGTTAAACACCCCTTTTTGTGGTAAATAAGGTTTGTAATTATTAGTTGATAAGCCCAATTCCTATTTACAGTCATTAAAGGCGGGTACCCGTTACCCctcacatggtggtggcagcatcatgtggtGGGGATGCTTTGCACCAGCAGGGTCAGGGAAACTGATCCAAGTTAAGGAAAAGATGGAtgtgctaaatacagggatgtTCTTGAGCaacacctctgtcagtctggctGTAAATtgagactgggacggaggttctccctccagcaggacaatgacctgaagTGTACTGCTAAAGCCACCCTCGACTAGTTTAAGGGGAAACGTTTAAATCTGTTGATATGACCTTGTCAAATTTGAGAACCTTAACCCAATTGAGACTCATTGGTTAAAGTTGAAGATCTCTGTTCATAagtgaaaaccatccaacatgaaggagctggagcagtttttcATTCAGAAATGGGCAAAGCTCATAGAGCAGTTGTGTACgctgaagttttctgttataTTGTTATATCGGCTgcttgcttcacaataaaaaaaataacacatcttcaaagttgtaggcatgttctgtaaatgaaacgGTGAAAACTCTCAAACGATTCACTTTAACTCCAGGTTatgaagcaacaaaacaaaacattaaaaagtgcCAGCGACACTGAGCATAAATCTAAACATGGAGGAAAACTGAAATATTGAAACCAAATACAAAAGAACGATCATTCCTGTCCAACTTGGTTGAATCCCTTTGTGGTAAAGCAGGGTCATTTCGTGTCTCTGGTACAGGGGACCTAGGTTTGAATCCCACCTGTGCCAGGCCTGGGATCCAACATAAAAACAGACTTGCTAAGTCTTTGTGCAAGTTGTACTGACTTACATTGGTGATCCCTGACTAAGGGAGGAGCTGCGAGGACTCATCATCCTATCTGATTTGGTTGTGCATGGCTACTTGATGGATTTTCTAGTTCATCTTTCTGAACCCAGATTCTGCTAACTATGTAGCCCAAGCTTCCGGGGAAGTAGTCTGATTAGGGGCTAATCAACCAATCAGACATGACATGAGAAACACTTGACAGTCAGTGAAGAAATGTTTTccgttattttattttcagatacTTTATTTTAGAAAGTCTTGTCAAATCAACAATCCACAGCTAATTGTAAATAATTCTTGAATGTTAGATGATTTATATAATATTGAAGTGTTCTATAATGTAGCAAAATTACTAGATACATCTATTTTTTGTATCATCGTAGAAGAAACTTTTCACATCTGCTGGAAGGTTTCCTACAAACAGTGTACAATGAGAAAAGTCATATATTCCCCATAGTTTACAGATTCTTGGAATCCACAGGTTGGAATGGAAAGTTATTTAGACTATTTAGACCAGATCTAAATGATCCAGTGAGAACATTTCTAAAAGAGATCTGAGCAAAAGCAGTCAGTTAGAAGGCCTAAACCTGAGTTGTCCGtgtacaaaacaacaaacttaTGACAGATTTAACTTCACATTCTTCTATTCAGTTGTATTGTGCTAAAAATCACATTACTTGGATGACTCAAAGTAATAAAGTGGAATTAATGCAATACAATACCAATGAATAATTTTCACAGATCAGGTGTTCCCAGCTAATAATGTCACTGTGGTACTCTGTAGTCTACATGCACAGTGGGGAATATAAGGGAAGTATTTGACCCCCTGCTGAGTTACATCTGTTACGATGTAGTGTGTTACCTAAATTGTTTTGGTTACTGTGGTTCAACCTGCCAAGCCAAGACCCTGCATGAAGCTCCAAACacagggtgaccatatttttaCCATTTCCCAATAATTCCTCAAACAACCATCACTTTTAAATCACCAAGCTTCTAGCTGATGTGTTTGGAGTCAATTCCAGCCTTCTGTAGATCTTTTGTCTTGGCCTTCGGTTCTGTGGTCTGTGGTGGTTGAGAAGCTGAAATTTACTAGATTGATTTTGTGGACTAGAGTGCTTTACACAACAAAGttattgtctttttaaataatttgctgATCGTGTGCAGCATTAGCCACACAACTAATCTGAGTTCTGGTTGTACTTTAAGGGATCAAACACTTAATTCACTCAGCTACATGCAAACCAACCTGAGCATTTCATGTAATACATTTTTGTCTGAcaatatcattattaaattgAAACTACCATAAAATGTAGAGAATGTGCAAAAGTGTCCAAAGTTTAATCCTGCCTTAATGTGTTTAACCAAACGGATTGGTGTTCATCATATTTCATATGCTGTATGTGCAGTGTAAACTGATTAGTTAGGATCTGGTATCATCTTAGAATTCTTGTTCTAAAAGGCCCATTTTTGGTGCTTGCTGTGGGGCCAGTAAGTGATAACGTAGCTGCTtccagaaggaggaggagggtggacCTCCCTTCCAGGTGACGCTATTTCCAGCCTTACTGAGAAGCTGCAAAGCCTCTGGAAAGGAGCCTGATGTCGAGGCCTCCATCTGCTCCGTGTTTATGAAAATCAAGCGCGTCTTCTTCTCCGCAAGAGAAGCATGGATGGCACTCAGCACCTCGCTTCCTAGCTCAGGATCCGGAAAGCTGGGAACCAGAATCACAGCCCGGCTCTCATCTATGCAGTCTAACACGGCCTCAGCCACAGCTGCAAAGAGCACAAGCATAGGGTCAGTATTACATTGTTAGTATTTATGAGTCCAGGTTTTTTATGTAAACTTACCTTGACCAGGTAATACGTCTTGATCATAAAGACAGAGGCTGTAACCGAACTGATCTTCCAAAGTACTCGCCAGGTATTTCCTGTCTTCTTCACTCAGTCCTCCATCAGTGACACTTTTGTAACACAATAAAAACGCGTCGTAGATTTTCCCatctaaacataaaaaaatagtaCCCTTTGTCAAGCAAACTACAGCCCATCAAAGTTCACTACTAATTTAGAGACTCATTCTCGTACAAAATAAGCTGAACATCTGcaatgtttctatcactttttaCAGTTAACTATTAGTTGTTGTTTCTTCTGTGCTTTTAGCCTTGTAACTTTCTTAAGCTTCTCCCTCTGTTGTAAAAGCTGTGTGGAAAATAGAACATTTGCACAAACCAAGGGTGGCAAATCACAAACCAGATTTTAAACCAGGTTGAGCCAAATACAAAGAatctctgctgctgttgttgggTTGAACTGATTTTTACTCATCAAGATTTCTAGGCAAGGAAAAGTGATATGCAAGTGAAACCAAATTGTCTACATTTATTTTAGCCCGTGTTCCATCAGTGGAAATGCTAAGAATGCATTCATGacataaggaaaaaaatatgacttCCTAAAAAAAGTGGTCTTAAGGGTGAGTTGAGCCATGTCAGGGAGTAAGTTAAGCCATCTGGTAGTAAATTGACTCATTAACTTATTCCGCTTTAAACATGGGCATTATTTTGAATGATCCTAAAGGAAACTTTAAACTATAGCAGGtcaaatagaaaaatattttaataaaaatgatgaTATGATTGAACACTGTCAAGAGTATTATAACTCGTTTTCTGAAGAATTGACTAATCCATATTGCACCCCTCACAGTTGCAGGGAACTATAAATGGCCACTCTCTCTTTGCAGTTTTTCCCAGCCTTTTAAGGTTGAGGAAACGTCCATACCACTTCACTTTGAGGAAAATGTACCACCTCTTTCTTTAAAGTAAAAGTAGGATTCTTCTGAGAAATCTTGCTCTCAAGTCTTTGCTCTCAAGATTCTCAACCAAGCTCTAATGGATTTTCCTGCCTTGACTACAGTGGCACCTCTCTCCATTTCCTCAGGGGGAATAAACCCCTAGTCTGTCTTTCTGCTGTATTTTCTTGCCATGGTTACATTTCCACATTGTGTTAAATATtaggaagaaaaacaacctATGTAAATCAATGTaatagaacatttaaataattatttagcattttagaCATATTGTTAATCATGCTTCAGTGGCTGAACTTACCCCAATTTATTTGTCTCAGTTTACTTCACAGCCACCACTTTGGAAAACGATGACCTAGCTTAGCAATTCAAGCCTATCTTTAGCTAATTGTTTGATATGGTTTAATATGCAGGTAAATCATCAACATTTATAGTATACATTTTTAGACTTGGGTAAATTTGCTTTCATGTCAAAGTCAGTAtagcagaaatgtaaaaagtttactttgacaagcaaaaacacattttttgtaaagaaaagttACTTACAAAATCCTCACATGCTTCTATTAATCACAGTAACACCAACATAAAGGATGCTTGCGTAATTTATGATCAAATGACAACAAATATGTACCGTTGTCTAGACACAGGGGGTGGGTCAACTTACCCACTGGCTCATCTTACGCCACTCTCCCCTGAGTCAAAATGCACTAACTTCTATAAATCAATTGAGAGTACTTCAggcttcctttttttctttgagactTCAGGAATATTTTCTGGTGCAGCTGCATTTTGATATAAGGTTTGCAGGTCAAATAGACTTACCTGAGGTGTTTTGTTGGCAACATTTTAAACCAATGCTGTCCCTCAGGAAAAGGGTTACATCCACTTTAAACTTCACAAGTATAAAAATGGTCACAGCCATCACCACCGTGATACACACTGCGCATACAGTTATGATAGAATAAGAGAGGCCAGCTGCAGGGAAACAATTAACAGCAGGGAATCAGTACTGcaacacaaaacacatttttatacagTAAAACTAGTAATTTGTGATGTGCAATAGAGAATATTAGCTCAATTTTTAAATTGCTATACCTGTTTTATTGAGGGTGATTGTGGCAAAACGTGTGAATTCATCACTTTCAAGTTTGCAGGTAAAATTAGTAGACAGATCCTCCTCCAACACTTCTCTGAAGACtagagacgcgttcatccaatGGGACATCTCTTCACTAATATTGCTGAAAAGCACAGGAAATACACAGCATCATTAAGctattattgtgtgtgtgtgtgtgtgtgtgtgtgtgtgtgtgatttttttctatAGTATCAATCCAACTGCATACAAAAATGTAAGTTCAGCACTTACCATGGGTTTGTAAAATTGTAGAAATACCGAAGGGTGTCATTTCTTTCTACAAATTCATTTTTTCTCAACCAGAAAAGTGAACTTCCACAGGAATCTATGACTGCTGTACAAGTAATCAATGCAGCTGTGCCTTGAAAAAAGTTAATGTAAGaattaaacataataataacaataataataataataataataataataataataataataataataataataataatactgatGCAAAGAAATGTAGCATGTCTATTTGTGTCTCAATGCTGCATACAAAAAAACTCACCAAGTTCTACTTCAATAACTTCACCATTCATTGGAGAATAGATTCCAAGGTTTGGCAGAGGCTCTCctacacagaaaaacaaatgtttctctTTAGGCCTTAACcagaatttaattaatttaacaaataaactgataaaTGGCCTTTATATTATACCTGTTTGGATATCAAGTACCACTGTAAAGGAAGTATTGCATGTTTGACCAGAATACAAGAAAGACCATGTGCAGATGTAGACTCCACTTTCCTCTAAATCAACCCTTGGGAGGTAACGTTTTGATAACTTGATCACTTGATGTGATTTATAgcacttaaagctatagttggtaatcctgttcagaaacaggattaccaacctTGTTAGTTTCACTTGCaggctgcgcatgcacacttttGATGTTTACGTGTCCTggtagcttagcggttagcttcggtgttagccgttcattgtagttccgctgctctcactgtatactttgaatattgctgagagtcgcaagaagcaaactgcataCACGTTTATGAGAATAAGAGGAAGGACtcattagaaagaaataagatgttacggattatgagattacagagaaaGGCAGTTACCATGGAAACAACAGACAGACAACAGACATTGGAGACGGAGAGCTtgacatacttagattggacagaatgactgattgGGGAAATTGTGTCAGCTAGGACACATCTACATTATagtatgatcttctccaccaatgtgatgaacagaacactgatatcatactgggCCCGTCCCTGAAAGGGTGGACATAGTGGGTCCTAGTTAATGTCTGCGTGAGGAATGAACGGGCACTATCTACCTGTCTCGCATTGTTTCTGTATGTGAGCCCAGCACTGAAGCTGTAAaaatccctctgccttttagattaaatatgttaaaatatagtttctgtttcaagagtctttttattactacagcagtccacaatagaaacaccacaatTTATTAGGcaaagaacctggggtgaccgcaACCAGGTCAATTCTATAACAaagaccagagaggatttgggagattcttttcaCGAAAAcaccctgaggagcagaagagatggtaagatggtcttgtgcatgcgcagttattctgataaaataaaatatcagatTAGATATCAACATGTGAACATttcttaataataaaatagtgTTTATGGTGGAGTCCTGTAATGAAACTGTATGATTTACTTCATTACTGTCTCTATCATTTTTGGGGTAAATGAAGCCATAAATATGAACCCTTGTAGGTCAGTATTTTGCAGAAGAACCTTTGGCTGCAGTCACAGCATTGTGACTCTGTGGCTATGTCTCAATCAGGCTGGAACACCCTGACATAGCAGTTTTACTCCTTTCTTCcttaaaaaaagacagcacGAATTGTCAGGTTACTCAGCAGTTGGGCATGAATGGCTCTTTTCGAGTCCAGCTGCAAATTGTCAATAGGATCTGGACTTTTCTTT comes from Fundulus heteroclitus isolate FHET01 chromosome 4, MU-UCD_Fhet_4.1, whole genome shotgun sequence and encodes:
- the LOC118562905 gene encoding interleukin-1 receptor-like 1 isoform X1; the protein is MFSVKFLTMLLKMVLLLLLFFTFISGEPLPNLGIYSPMNGEVIEVELGTAALITCTAVIDSCGSSLFWLRKNEFVERNDTLRYFYNFTNPCNISEEMSHWMNASLVFREVLEEDLSTNFTCKLESDEFTRFATITLNKTAGLSYSIITVCAVCITVVMAVTIFILVKFKVDVTLFLRDSIGLKCCQQNTSDGKIYDAFLLCYKSVTDGGLSEEDRKYLASTLEDQFGYSLCLYDQDVLPGQAVAEAVLDCIDESRAVILVPSFPDPELGSEVLSAIHASLAEKKTRLIFINTEQMEASTSGSFPEALQLLSKAGNSVTWKGGPPSSSFWKQLRYHLLAPQQAPKMGLLEQEF
- the LOC118562905 gene encoding interleukin-1 receptor-like 1 isoform X2, whose translation is MFSVKFLTMLLKMVLLLLLFFTFISGEPLPNLGIYSPMNGEVIEVELAALITCTAVIDSCGSSLFWLRKNEFVERNDTLRYFYNFTNPCNISEEMSHWMNASLVFREVLEEDLSTNFTCKLESDEFTRFATITLNKTAGLSYSIITVCAVCITVVMAVTIFILVKFKVDVTLFLRDSIGLKCCQQNTSDGKIYDAFLLCYKSVTDGGLSEEDRKYLASTLEDQFGYSLCLYDQDVLPGQAVAEAVLDCIDESRAVILVPSFPDPELGSEVLSAIHASLAEKKTRLIFINTEQMEASTSGSFPEALQLLSKAGNSVTWKGGPPSSSFWKQLRYHLLAPQQAPKMGLLEQEF